One part of the Ictidomys tridecemlineatus isolate mIctTri1 chromosome 13, mIctTri1.hap1, whole genome shotgun sequence genome encodes these proteins:
- the Znf510 gene encoding zinc finger protein 510 isoform X3, with protein MSPQPEALPDCGAAGAAGRCGDGPPSQFPTLFQERQKMNLSQASVSFRDVTVELSQEEWQHMGPAQRTLYREVMLENYSHLVSLGYCIFKPEVVFKLEQGEAPWFSEEEISNQNDPENCKVDDLIKSNKKIKDKDLKQIIFIKSKTLTRERGEIWEKPFNQHTAPICSAKLSFRCKSWGVNFQDISEFVQNNRNCSTKKTDCHNVCENLPFKIKFGRTHTGENFYEYNKNMQDLSYKETLEHKKFQTLEKDLEGKKMGKTCENADFVTYKSFHTEENSYKGGECRKNLHKITLFDHRRINSREKPPCLHQCGKSSFEKSSLEEHNKYNTAMKYHEPNAPRHYFSKQSNLIQPQRTVAEENPSVCIDRIHTGDKSFEYENKRSYQTLTCKVNQRTHSDMKPYRCSECGKSFCQKGHLIQHQRTHTGEKPFECNECGKTFSQKSHLNTHQRIHTAEKPYKCNECGKTFVQKSTLRGHLRIHTGEKPYECIECGKTFVQKSTLRDHHRIHTGEKSFHCNECGKTFGQKSNLRIHQRTHSGEKTYQCNECEKSFWRKDHLIQHQKTHTGEKPFQCNECGKTFARTSTLRVHQRIHTGEKPFKCNECGKKFVRKAILSDHQRIHTGEKPFQCNKCGKMFGQKSNLRIHQRIHSGEKAYECSEYGKVYKSTLCQRTQGGRKLY; from the exons ATGTCGCCGCAGCCAGAAGCCCTCCCGGATTGCGGGGCGGCGGGTGCTGCGGGCCGCTGCGGGGACG GTCCTCCTTCTCAGTTCCCAACTCTCTTCCAAGAGCGACAGAAAATGAACCTGTCTCAG GCCTCAGTGTCATTCCGGGATGTGACTGTGGAACTCTCCCAGGAGGAGTGGCAACACATGGGTCCTGCTCAGAGGACCCTGTACAGAGAGGTGATGCTGGAAAACTACAGCCACCTCGTCTCTCTGG GGTACTGCATTTTCAAACCAGAGGTGGTCTTCAAATTGGAGCAAGGAGAAGCACCTTggttctcagaggaggaaattTCAAACCAAAATGACCCAG aaaATTGCAAAGTTGATGACTTGATCAAGAGTAAcaagaaaatcaaagacaaagacTTAAAACAGATAATATTCATCAAAAGTAAAACATTGactagagagagaggggaaatttGGGAGAAACCATTTAATCAGCACACAGCTCCAATTTGTTCCGCAAAACTGTCCTTCAGATGTAAATCATGGGGAGTGAATTTTCAAGATATTTCTGAATTTGTCCAAAATAATAGAAACTGTTcaacaaagaaaacagattgCCATAATGTATGTGAGAATTTGCCTTTCAAAATTAAGTTTGgcagaactcatactggagagaactTTTATGAATACAATAAAAACATGCAAGACCTCAGTTATAAGGAAACTCTTGAGCATAAGAAGTTTCAAACATTGGAGAAAGATCTTGAAGGTAAAAAGATGGGAAAAACCTGTGAGAATGCCGACTTTGTTACATATAAGAGTtttcacacagaagaaaattcCTATAAAGGTGGTGAATGTAGGAAAAACCTTCATAAGATAACTCTTTTTGACCATAGACGAATTAACAGCAGGGAGAAACCCCCATGTCTTCACCAGTGTGGAAAGTCTTCCTTTGAGAAGTCATCCCTGGAGGAACACAATAAATATAACACTGCTATGAAGTATCATGAACCTAATGCCCCTAGACATTATTTCAGCAAGCAGTCAAACCTCATTCAGCCtcagagaactgttgcagaagagAATCCATCAGTATGTATTGACAGAATACACACTGGGGATAAATCCTTTGAATATGAAAATAAGAGGTCTTATCAGACACTAACCTGCAAAGTAAATCAGAGAACTCACTCTGACATGAAACCCTATAGATGTAGTGAATGTGGGAAATCCTTTTGTCAGAAAGGCCATCTCATTCAGCACCAGAGaactcacacaggagagaaaccatttgaatgtaatgaatgtggaaaaACTTTCTCCCAAAAGTCCCACCTCAATACACATCAAAGAATTCACACAGCAGAGAAACCCTATAAGTGTAATGAATGTGGGAAGACATTTGTCCAAAAGTCAACCCTCAGGGGACATCTGAGaatccacacaggagagaaaccctatgaatgtattGAGTGTGGGAAAACTTTTGTTCAGAAGTCAACCCTCAGAGATCATCACAGAATTCACACAGGGGAGAAATCCTTTCATTGTAATGAATGTGGAAAAACTTTTGGCCAGAAATCTAACCTCAGAATACATCAAAGAACTCATAGTGGGGAGAAGACATACCAGTGTAATGAATGTGAAAAATCCTTCTGGCGCAAAGATCATCTAATTCAACATCAGAAaactcacacaggagagaaaccatTTCAGTGTAATGAGTGTGGGAAAACCTTTGCCCGGACATCAACCCTCAGAGTgcatcagagaattcatactggggagaaaccATTTAAATGTAATGAGTGTGGGAAAAAGTTTGTACggaaagcaatccttagtgatcatcagagaattcatacagGGGAGAAACCCTTTCAGTGTAATAAATGTGGGAAGATGTTTGGGCAGAAATCAAACCTCAGAATACATCAGAGAATTCACAGTGGGGAGAAAGCTTATGAGTGCAGTGAGTATGGAAAAGTGTATAAGTCAACTCTATGTCAGAGAACTCAGGGAGGAAGGAAACTCTATTGA
- the Znf510 gene encoding zinc finger protein 510 isoform X4, giving the protein MCTRGGLPWRPALSGVQTRVRGPPSQFPTLFQERQKMNLSQASVSFRDVTVELSQEEWQHMGPAQRTLYREVMLENYSHLVSLGYCIFKPEVVFKLEQGEAPWFSEEEISNQNDPENCKVDDLIKSNKKIKDKDLKQIIFIKSKTLTRERGEIWEKPFNQHTAPICSAKLSFRCKSWGVNFQDISEFVQNNRNCSTKKTDCHNVCENLPFKIKFGRTHTGENFYEYNKNMQDLSYKETLEHKKFQTLEKDLEGKKMGKTCENADFVTYKSFHTEENSYKGGECRKNLHKITLFDHRRINSREKPPCLHQCGKSSFEKSSLEEHNKYNTAMKYHEPNAPRHYFSKQSNLIQPQRTVAEENPSVCIDRIHTGDKSFEYENKRSYQTLTCKVNQRTHSDMKPYRCSECGKSFCQKGHLIQHQRTHTGEKPFECNECGKTFSQKSHLNTHQRIHTAEKPYKCNECGKTFVQKSTLRGHLRIHTGEKPYECIECGKTFVQKSTLRDHHRIHTGEKSFHCNECGKTFGQKSNLRIHQRTHSGEKTYQCNECEKSFWRKDHLIQHQKTHTGEKPFQCNECGKTFARTSTLRVHQRIHTGEKPFKCNECGKKFVRKAILSDHQRIHTGEKPFQCNKCGKMFGQKSNLRIHQRIHSGEKAYECSEYGKVYKSTLCQRTQGGRKLY; this is encoded by the exons ATGTGCACACGTGGCGGTCTGCCCTGGCGTCCTGCGCTGTCCGGGGTCCAGACCCGTGTCCGGG GTCCTCCTTCTCAGTTCCCAACTCTCTTCCAAGAGCGACAGAAAATGAACCTGTCTCAG GCCTCAGTGTCATTCCGGGATGTGACTGTGGAACTCTCCCAGGAGGAGTGGCAACACATGGGTCCTGCTCAGAGGACCCTGTACAGAGAGGTGATGCTGGAAAACTACAGCCACCTCGTCTCTCTGG GGTACTGCATTTTCAAACCAGAGGTGGTCTTCAAATTGGAGCAAGGAGAAGCACCTTggttctcagaggaggaaattTCAAACCAAAATGACCCAG aaaATTGCAAAGTTGATGACTTGATCAAGAGTAAcaagaaaatcaaagacaaagacTTAAAACAGATAATATTCATCAAAAGTAAAACATTGactagagagagaggggaaatttGGGAGAAACCATTTAATCAGCACACAGCTCCAATTTGTTCCGCAAAACTGTCCTTCAGATGTAAATCATGGGGAGTGAATTTTCAAGATATTTCTGAATTTGTCCAAAATAATAGAAACTGTTcaacaaagaaaacagattgCCATAATGTATGTGAGAATTTGCCTTTCAAAATTAAGTTTGgcagaactcatactggagagaactTTTATGAATACAATAAAAACATGCAAGACCTCAGTTATAAGGAAACTCTTGAGCATAAGAAGTTTCAAACATTGGAGAAAGATCTTGAAGGTAAAAAGATGGGAAAAACCTGTGAGAATGCCGACTTTGTTACATATAAGAGTtttcacacagaagaaaattcCTATAAAGGTGGTGAATGTAGGAAAAACCTTCATAAGATAACTCTTTTTGACCATAGACGAATTAACAGCAGGGAGAAACCCCCATGTCTTCACCAGTGTGGAAAGTCTTCCTTTGAGAAGTCATCCCTGGAGGAACACAATAAATATAACACTGCTATGAAGTATCATGAACCTAATGCCCCTAGACATTATTTCAGCAAGCAGTCAAACCTCATTCAGCCtcagagaactgttgcagaagagAATCCATCAGTATGTATTGACAGAATACACACTGGGGATAAATCCTTTGAATATGAAAATAAGAGGTCTTATCAGACACTAACCTGCAAAGTAAATCAGAGAACTCACTCTGACATGAAACCCTATAGATGTAGTGAATGTGGGAAATCCTTTTGTCAGAAAGGCCATCTCATTCAGCACCAGAGaactcacacaggagagaaaccatttgaatgtaatgaatgtggaaaaACTTTCTCCCAAAAGTCCCACCTCAATACACATCAAAGAATTCACACAGCAGAGAAACCCTATAAGTGTAATGAATGTGGGAAGACATTTGTCCAAAAGTCAACCCTCAGGGGACATCTGAGaatccacacaggagagaaaccctatgaatgtattGAGTGTGGGAAAACTTTTGTTCAGAAGTCAACCCTCAGAGATCATCACAGAATTCACACAGGGGAGAAATCCTTTCATTGTAATGAATGTGGAAAAACTTTTGGCCAGAAATCTAACCTCAGAATACATCAAAGAACTCATAGTGGGGAGAAGACATACCAGTGTAATGAATGTGAAAAATCCTTCTGGCGCAAAGATCATCTAATTCAACATCAGAAaactcacacaggagagaaaccatTTCAGTGTAATGAGTGTGGGAAAACCTTTGCCCGGACATCAACCCTCAGAGTgcatcagagaattcatactggggagaaaccATTTAAATGTAATGAGTGTGGGAAAAAGTTTGTACggaaagcaatccttagtgatcatcagagaattcatacagGGGAGAAACCCTTTCAGTGTAATAAATGTGGGAAGATGTTTGGGCAGAAATCAAACCTCAGAATACATCAGAGAATTCACAGTGGGGAGAAAGCTTATGAGTGCAGTGAGTATGGAAAAGTGTATAAGTCAACTCTATGTCAGAGAACTCAGGGAGGAAGGAAACTCTATTGA
- the Znf510 gene encoding zinc finger protein 510 isoform X1, producing the protein MSPQPEALPDCGAAGAAGRCGDGPPSQFPTLFQERQKMNLSQMKQNVLFQASVSFRDVTVELSQEEWQHMGPAQRTLYREVMLENYSHLVSLGYCIFKPEVVFKLEQGEAPWFSEEEISNQNDPENCKVDDLIKSNKKIKDKDLKQIIFIKSKTLTRERGEIWEKPFNQHTAPICSAKLSFRCKSWGVNFQDISEFVQNNRNCSTKKTDCHNVCENLPFKIKFGRTHTGENFYEYNKNMQDLSYKETLEHKKFQTLEKDLEGKKMGKTCENADFVTYKSFHTEENSYKGGECRKNLHKITLFDHRRINSREKPPCLHQCGKSSFEKSSLEEHNKYNTAMKYHEPNAPRHYFSKQSNLIQPQRTVAEENPSVCIDRIHTGDKSFEYENKRSYQTLTCKVNQRTHSDMKPYRCSECGKSFCQKGHLIQHQRTHTGEKPFECNECGKTFSQKSHLNTHQRIHTAEKPYKCNECGKTFVQKSTLRGHLRIHTGEKPYECIECGKTFVQKSTLRDHHRIHTGEKSFHCNECGKTFGQKSNLRIHQRTHSGEKTYQCNECEKSFWRKDHLIQHQKTHTGEKPFQCNECGKTFARTSTLRVHQRIHTGEKPFKCNECGKKFVRKAILSDHQRIHTGEKPFQCNKCGKMFGQKSNLRIHQRIHSGEKAYECSEYGKVYKSTLCQRTQGGRKLY; encoded by the exons ATGTCGCCGCAGCCAGAAGCCCTCCCGGATTGCGGGGCGGCGGGTGCTGCGGGCCGCTGCGGGGACG GTCCTCCTTCTCAGTTCCCAACTCTCTTCCAAGAGCGACAGAAAATGAACCTGTCTCAG ATGAAACAAAATGTGTTGTTCCAGGCCTCAGTGTCATTCCGGGATGTGACTGTGGAACTCTCCCAGGAGGAGTGGCAACACATGGGTCCTGCTCAGAGGACCCTGTACAGAGAGGTGATGCTGGAAAACTACAGCCACCTCGTCTCTCTGG GGTACTGCATTTTCAAACCAGAGGTGGTCTTCAAATTGGAGCAAGGAGAAGCACCTTggttctcagaggaggaaattTCAAACCAAAATGACCCAG aaaATTGCAAAGTTGATGACTTGATCAAGAGTAAcaagaaaatcaaagacaaagacTTAAAACAGATAATATTCATCAAAAGTAAAACATTGactagagagagaggggaaatttGGGAGAAACCATTTAATCAGCACACAGCTCCAATTTGTTCCGCAAAACTGTCCTTCAGATGTAAATCATGGGGAGTGAATTTTCAAGATATTTCTGAATTTGTCCAAAATAATAGAAACTGTTcaacaaagaaaacagattgCCATAATGTATGTGAGAATTTGCCTTTCAAAATTAAGTTTGgcagaactcatactggagagaactTTTATGAATACAATAAAAACATGCAAGACCTCAGTTATAAGGAAACTCTTGAGCATAAGAAGTTTCAAACATTGGAGAAAGATCTTGAAGGTAAAAAGATGGGAAAAACCTGTGAGAATGCCGACTTTGTTACATATAAGAGTtttcacacagaagaaaattcCTATAAAGGTGGTGAATGTAGGAAAAACCTTCATAAGATAACTCTTTTTGACCATAGACGAATTAACAGCAGGGAGAAACCCCCATGTCTTCACCAGTGTGGAAAGTCTTCCTTTGAGAAGTCATCCCTGGAGGAACACAATAAATATAACACTGCTATGAAGTATCATGAACCTAATGCCCCTAGACATTATTTCAGCAAGCAGTCAAACCTCATTCAGCCtcagagaactgttgcagaagagAATCCATCAGTATGTATTGACAGAATACACACTGGGGATAAATCCTTTGAATATGAAAATAAGAGGTCTTATCAGACACTAACCTGCAAAGTAAATCAGAGAACTCACTCTGACATGAAACCCTATAGATGTAGTGAATGTGGGAAATCCTTTTGTCAGAAAGGCCATCTCATTCAGCACCAGAGaactcacacaggagagaaaccatttgaatgtaatgaatgtggaaaaACTTTCTCCCAAAAGTCCCACCTCAATACACATCAAAGAATTCACACAGCAGAGAAACCCTATAAGTGTAATGAATGTGGGAAGACATTTGTCCAAAAGTCAACCCTCAGGGGACATCTGAGaatccacacaggagagaaaccctatgaatgtattGAGTGTGGGAAAACTTTTGTTCAGAAGTCAACCCTCAGAGATCATCACAGAATTCACACAGGGGAGAAATCCTTTCATTGTAATGAATGTGGAAAAACTTTTGGCCAGAAATCTAACCTCAGAATACATCAAAGAACTCATAGTGGGGAGAAGACATACCAGTGTAATGAATGTGAAAAATCCTTCTGGCGCAAAGATCATCTAATTCAACATCAGAAaactcacacaggagagaaaccatTTCAGTGTAATGAGTGTGGGAAAACCTTTGCCCGGACATCAACCCTCAGAGTgcatcagagaattcatactggggagaaaccATTTAAATGTAATGAGTGTGGGAAAAAGTTTGTACggaaagcaatccttagtgatcatcagagaattcatacagGGGAGAAACCCTTTCAGTGTAATAAATGTGGGAAGATGTTTGGGCAGAAATCAAACCTCAGAATACATCAGAGAATTCACAGTGGGGAGAAAGCTTATGAGTGCAGTGAGTATGGAAAAGTGTATAAGTCAACTCTATGTCAGAGAACTCAGGGAGGAAGGAAACTCTATTGA
- the Znf510 gene encoding zinc finger protein 510 isoform X2 yields the protein MCTRGGLPWRPALSGVQTRVRGPPSQFPTLFQERQKMNLSQMKQNVLFQASVSFRDVTVELSQEEWQHMGPAQRTLYREVMLENYSHLVSLGYCIFKPEVVFKLEQGEAPWFSEEEISNQNDPENCKVDDLIKSNKKIKDKDLKQIIFIKSKTLTRERGEIWEKPFNQHTAPICSAKLSFRCKSWGVNFQDISEFVQNNRNCSTKKTDCHNVCENLPFKIKFGRTHTGENFYEYNKNMQDLSYKETLEHKKFQTLEKDLEGKKMGKTCENADFVTYKSFHTEENSYKGGECRKNLHKITLFDHRRINSREKPPCLHQCGKSSFEKSSLEEHNKYNTAMKYHEPNAPRHYFSKQSNLIQPQRTVAEENPSVCIDRIHTGDKSFEYENKRSYQTLTCKVNQRTHSDMKPYRCSECGKSFCQKGHLIQHQRTHTGEKPFECNECGKTFSQKSHLNTHQRIHTAEKPYKCNECGKTFVQKSTLRGHLRIHTGEKPYECIECGKTFVQKSTLRDHHRIHTGEKSFHCNECGKTFGQKSNLRIHQRTHSGEKTYQCNECEKSFWRKDHLIQHQKTHTGEKPFQCNECGKTFARTSTLRVHQRIHTGEKPFKCNECGKKFVRKAILSDHQRIHTGEKPFQCNKCGKMFGQKSNLRIHQRIHSGEKAYECSEYGKVYKSTLCQRTQGGRKLY from the exons ATGTGCACACGTGGCGGTCTGCCCTGGCGTCCTGCGCTGTCCGGGGTCCAGACCCGTGTCCGGG GTCCTCCTTCTCAGTTCCCAACTCTCTTCCAAGAGCGACAGAAAATGAACCTGTCTCAG ATGAAACAAAATGTGTTGTTCCAGGCCTCAGTGTCATTCCGGGATGTGACTGTGGAACTCTCCCAGGAGGAGTGGCAACACATGGGTCCTGCTCAGAGGACCCTGTACAGAGAGGTGATGCTGGAAAACTACAGCCACCTCGTCTCTCTGG GGTACTGCATTTTCAAACCAGAGGTGGTCTTCAAATTGGAGCAAGGAGAAGCACCTTggttctcagaggaggaaattTCAAACCAAAATGACCCAG aaaATTGCAAAGTTGATGACTTGATCAAGAGTAAcaagaaaatcaaagacaaagacTTAAAACAGATAATATTCATCAAAAGTAAAACATTGactagagagagaggggaaatttGGGAGAAACCATTTAATCAGCACACAGCTCCAATTTGTTCCGCAAAACTGTCCTTCAGATGTAAATCATGGGGAGTGAATTTTCAAGATATTTCTGAATTTGTCCAAAATAATAGAAACTGTTcaacaaagaaaacagattgCCATAATGTATGTGAGAATTTGCCTTTCAAAATTAAGTTTGgcagaactcatactggagagaactTTTATGAATACAATAAAAACATGCAAGACCTCAGTTATAAGGAAACTCTTGAGCATAAGAAGTTTCAAACATTGGAGAAAGATCTTGAAGGTAAAAAGATGGGAAAAACCTGTGAGAATGCCGACTTTGTTACATATAAGAGTtttcacacagaagaaaattcCTATAAAGGTGGTGAATGTAGGAAAAACCTTCATAAGATAACTCTTTTTGACCATAGACGAATTAACAGCAGGGAGAAACCCCCATGTCTTCACCAGTGTGGAAAGTCTTCCTTTGAGAAGTCATCCCTGGAGGAACACAATAAATATAACACTGCTATGAAGTATCATGAACCTAATGCCCCTAGACATTATTTCAGCAAGCAGTCAAACCTCATTCAGCCtcagagaactgttgcagaagagAATCCATCAGTATGTATTGACAGAATACACACTGGGGATAAATCCTTTGAATATGAAAATAAGAGGTCTTATCAGACACTAACCTGCAAAGTAAATCAGAGAACTCACTCTGACATGAAACCCTATAGATGTAGTGAATGTGGGAAATCCTTTTGTCAGAAAGGCCATCTCATTCAGCACCAGAGaactcacacaggagagaaaccatttgaatgtaatgaatgtggaaaaACTTTCTCCCAAAAGTCCCACCTCAATACACATCAAAGAATTCACACAGCAGAGAAACCCTATAAGTGTAATGAATGTGGGAAGACATTTGTCCAAAAGTCAACCCTCAGGGGACATCTGAGaatccacacaggagagaaaccctatgaatgtattGAGTGTGGGAAAACTTTTGTTCAGAAGTCAACCCTCAGAGATCATCACAGAATTCACACAGGGGAGAAATCCTTTCATTGTAATGAATGTGGAAAAACTTTTGGCCAGAAATCTAACCTCAGAATACATCAAAGAACTCATAGTGGGGAGAAGACATACCAGTGTAATGAATGTGAAAAATCCTTCTGGCGCAAAGATCATCTAATTCAACATCAGAAaactcacacaggagagaaaccatTTCAGTGTAATGAGTGTGGGAAAACCTTTGCCCGGACATCAACCCTCAGAGTgcatcagagaattcatactggggagaaaccATTTAAATGTAATGAGTGTGGGAAAAAGTTTGTACggaaagcaatccttagtgatcatcagagaattcatacagGGGAGAAACCCTTTCAGTGTAATAAATGTGGGAAGATGTTTGGGCAGAAATCAAACCTCAGAATACATCAGAGAATTCACAGTGGGGAGAAAGCTTATGAGTGCAGTGAGTATGGAAAAGTGTATAAGTCAACTCTATGTCAGAGAACTCAGGGAGGAAGGAAACTCTATTGA